In one window of Parachlamydia acanthamoebae DNA:
- a CDS encoding FtsW/RodA/SpoVE family cell cycle protein: protein MAIWNYHYLARMDFRIIPVILSLMFVSILIISSYSSAGTSEIVDESFFTPVVGNQLQRFLLGWGIYLFFAGFDYNKLREWAWILYATMLVALFGLFFTDSIQQVHRWYRIPIIHAAFQPSEGAKLIVVIALSWFLERKSHQSSTWNTAFGGLLIVGIPFFLILKQPDLGTALVLYPITLVMFYFGNIQPWVIRLMTWGGALMLSIVALIFLEIVPHESVRSYATLVMKEYQFNRLDPRTHHQRASATAIALGGLTGTGWRNSDYTRGGWLPFPYTDSVFPSFGEEFGFFGLVALIALFYALIYLSFQATAVAKDPFGRLLSAGITVYLAIHILINIGMMSGFLPITGVPLILVSYGGSSILSTMAALGILQSIYSRRFMF from the coding sequence ATGGCGATATGGAACTACCATTATTTAGCGCGCATGGATTTTAGAATCATTCCCGTGATTCTAAGTTTAATGTTTGTCAGCATTTTGATTATTTCCTCCTATAGCTCCGCAGGGACTTCTGAGATTGTCGATGAATCCTTTTTTACCCCTGTCGTTGGAAATCAACTGCAACGCTTTTTGCTAGGCTGGGGTATTTATCTTTTTTTTGCTGGATTTGACTACAATAAATTACGTGAGTGGGCCTGGATTTTATACGCAACCATGCTTGTTGCACTCTTCGGGCTATTTTTTACAGATTCCATTCAACAAGTTCATCGCTGGTATCGTATTCCCATTATCCATGCCGCTTTTCAACCATCTGAAGGCGCTAAATTAATTGTTGTGATTGCCCTTAGCTGGTTTTTGGAAAGAAAGAGCCATCAATCTTCGACTTGGAATACAGCCTTTGGAGGCCTTTTAATTGTTGGCATTCCTTTTTTTCTTATCCTCAAACAACCAGATTTAGGAACCGCACTTGTTCTTTATCCCATTACGTTAGTGATGTTTTATTTTGGTAATATTCAGCCATGGGTCATCCGCTTAATGACCTGGGGTGGCGCCCTGATGTTATCCATTGTTGCCTTAATATTTTTGGAAATTGTGCCGCATGAATCCGTTAGATCGTATGCCACACTTGTGATGAAAGAATATCAATTTAACCGACTCGACCCACGCACCCACCACCAGCGAGCTTCAGCAACCGCCATTGCTCTGGGAGGGCTAACAGGAACGGGTTGGCGCAATAGCGACTACACGCGTGGAGGCTGGCTGCCTTTTCCCTATACAGACTCTGTTTTCCCCTCTTTTGGAGAAGAATTTGGTTTTTTTGGGTTAGTGGCCTTAATCGCCCTTTTTTATGCCCTCATTTATTTAAGTTTCCAAGCAACTGCTGTCGCAAAAGACCCTTTTGGTCGGCTTTTATCCGCTGGTATCACCGTCTACCTGGCAATTCACATTTTAATTAATATCGGAATGATGAGTGGTTTCTTACCGATCACAGGAGTTCCCTTAATCCTAGTTAGCTATGGAGGATCTTCGATTCTATCCACCATGGCGGCCCTGGGAATTTTACAGAGCATTTATAGTCGGAGGTTCATGTTTTAA
- a CDS encoding biotin--[acetyl-CoA-carboxylase] ligase — MKIVRHHLNTVSSTNTWAKEHRNQFDREVVTLITADAQTSGRGRLQRTWFSPPSRNIYATFCFFIPNTLRVSSYCLAQISALFIAELIQEQGLVVNIKWPNDLLIRDQKVAGILMETCVEDSYSLVILGIGINVNMTEEDLLLIERAATSLMVEAKRPFEREILLHSLEGKFLRDYTLFLKEGFSPFFERYAKEVQGLIGREVTLAQGNDQWRGVIDSITEAGFLLVRLSDGSLRVVSSAEIF; from the coding sequence ATGAAAATTGTCAGACACCATTTAAATACTGTTTCATCTACAAATACCTGGGCCAAAGAACACCGCAATCAATTTGATCGGGAAGTCGTGACTTTGATCACGGCCGATGCACAAACATCGGGCAGGGGAAGATTGCAGAGAACGTGGTTTTCTCCACCTTCTCGCAATATCTACGCCACTTTTTGTTTTTTTATTCCGAATACATTGCGTGTTTCTAGTTACTGTCTGGCTCAAATTAGTGCCCTTTTTATTGCAGAGCTTATCCAAGAGCAGGGCTTAGTCGTAAACATCAAATGGCCGAATGACTTGTTGATTCGAGATCAAAAAGTAGCAGGTATTTTGATGGAAACTTGTGTGGAGGACTCCTACTCTTTAGTTATTTTGGGTATTGGGATCAATGTAAACATGACAGAAGAGGACCTCTTGTTGATTGAACGAGCTGCGACCTCGCTCATGGTTGAAGCTAAAAGACCATTCGAACGAGAAATACTGTTGCATTCCTTAGAGGGTAAATTTTTGAGAGATTATACCTTATTTTTGAAAGAAGGATTTTCTCCTTTTTTTGAAAGGTATGCGAAGGAAGTTCAGGGGCTAATTGGAAGAGAGGTGACCTTAGCCCAAGGCAATGACCAATGGAGAGGTGTTATCGATTCGATAACGGAAGCCGGATTTTTACTCGTACGCCTTTCAGACGGCTCTCTAAGAGTTGTCAGTTCGGCTGAAATTTTCTAA
- the ppdK gene encoding pyruvate, phosphate dikinase translates to MTSPTWRTDRNAQMAYVFPFGEHIPSPPLDKNLLGGKGHGLAEMCALALPVPSGFIITTEACNVYRRNQKSLSNEIVEQIFHALQVLEKNTGSQFGSEKNPLLVSVRSGARVSMPGMMDTILNLGLNDASVAGFAEKMGNAKFAYDNYRRFIQMYGEVVDGVSRKQFDQTFEEIKRIEKVSSSQELEADGLKRTCIIFKQIYEDHCGKPFPQNPKEQLMRAIGAVFNSWDSERAVLYRHLHGYPDDWGTAVNVQRMVFGNKNERSATGVGFTRDPATGENMFYGEFLVSAQGEDVVAGIRTPHPINEYQRHVFHSSLESLEKLMPSVYQQLLSIVKKLEQHFHDMQDIEFTIEDGHLYMLQTRAGKRTGFAAIRIAAEMLDEGLIDEKTALKRVQPEQLTQILTPIFDSEVKKSAEQFLATKGLNAGPGAASGSLVFTSEKAVEMRRKGIPCILAREEASPDDFPGMVAAEGILTIRGGSTSHAAVVARGMGKPCVVGCSSLLYNDAAKTLSDGKQTIKEGDPIAIDGLTGEVFFCHLPTSASEIAQVLLAKTKKPEDSLLYQQYDKLMEIADRYSKIKVRMNADTPQDSEYGRLFGADGIGLCRTEHMFMDLNRLNDVRCMFFSIHPDERRLAIDRLLPHQKKDFIGIFRAMHGLPVTIRLLDPPLHEFMPHNEDELDTLAHIMKISRNRLVEIRNSLKELNPMLGHRGCRLGISYPELTEMQTRAILEAAIEVATDGMVVYPEIMVPLVGIENELIHQKALIDKIAHRVFLETGKSIPYLVGTMIELPRACLIADKIAEHADFFSFGTNDLTQTTFGISRDDSAKFVPLYVKGVVNPLEPTEVFQILKHDPFQNLDEEGVGVLMQKAIHKGRHVKPDLKCGICGEHGGDPQSIALCQKMGLNYVSCSPFRVPVARLAAAQASISE, encoded by the coding sequence ATGACTTCACCAACTTGGAGAACCGACCGCAATGCCCAAATGGCTTATGTTTTTCCATTTGGGGAGCACATCCCTTCTCCTCCCCTAGATAAAAATCTTCTGGGGGGAAAAGGGCATGGGCTAGCAGAAATGTGCGCACTTGCTCTTCCAGTTCCCTCTGGATTTATTATCACAACCGAAGCGTGCAATGTCTATCGTCGTAACCAAAAAAGCTTATCCAATGAAATTGTTGAACAAATTTTCCACGCCCTGCAGGTTTTAGAAAAAAACACAGGATCTCAATTCGGCAGCGAGAAAAATCCCTTACTCGTGTCAGTGCGTTCGGGTGCCCGAGTTTCTATGCCAGGCATGATGGATACAATTCTCAACCTGGGTTTAAACGATGCTTCGGTGGCAGGTTTTGCAGAGAAAATGGGTAACGCTAAATTTGCTTATGACAATTATCGCCGCTTTATTCAAATGTACGGGGAAGTGGTTGACGGAGTCAGCCGAAAACAGTTTGATCAAACATTTGAAGAGATCAAGCGGATAGAAAAAGTCTCCTCAAGCCAAGAACTCGAAGCAGACGGACTTAAAAGGACTTGCATCATTTTCAAGCAAATTTACGAAGACCATTGCGGCAAACCTTTTCCTCAAAATCCAAAAGAACAATTAATGCGCGCCATAGGAGCCGTTTTCAACAGCTGGGACAGCGAAAGAGCAGTGTTGTACAGGCACCTACATGGCTACCCGGATGATTGGGGAACAGCCGTGAATGTGCAACGAATGGTTTTCGGGAATAAAAATGAGCGCTCTGCCACCGGAGTTGGATTTACAAGAGATCCTGCGACTGGCGAAAATATGTTTTACGGAGAATTTCTGGTATCTGCACAAGGGGAAGATGTGGTCGCTGGAATCCGGACCCCCCACCCGATTAACGAATACCAAAGGCATGTTTTTCATTCTTCTCTTGAAAGCTTAGAAAAACTGATGCCCTCTGTCTATCAGCAACTTCTCTCGATCGTCAAAAAGCTCGAACAGCATTTTCACGATATGCAAGACATCGAGTTCACCATTGAAGATGGTCATCTTTACATGCTTCAAACACGTGCAGGAAAACGTACGGGTTTTGCAGCGATCCGTATCGCTGCAGAGATGCTGGATGAAGGTTTGATCGACGAAAAAACAGCTTTAAAACGTGTTCAACCTGAACAACTCACCCAAATTCTAACTCCCATCTTTGATTCCGAAGTCAAAAAAAGTGCCGAGCAATTTCTAGCAACTAAAGGGCTCAATGCAGGTCCTGGAGCGGCTTCTGGAAGTCTGGTTTTCACGTCGGAAAAAGCTGTAGAAATGAGAAGAAAAGGAATTCCCTGCATTCTTGCTCGAGAAGAAGCAAGTCCTGATGACTTTCCCGGTATGGTCGCTGCAGAGGGAATTTTAACGATTCGTGGGGGCAGCACCAGCCATGCAGCTGTAGTAGCAAGAGGGATGGGAAAACCTTGTGTCGTGGGATGCTCTTCTTTATTGTATAATGATGCTGCCAAAACACTTTCTGATGGCAAGCAAACTATCAAAGAAGGAGACCCTATCGCTATCGACGGCTTAACTGGTGAAGTTTTCTTCTGCCATCTTCCCACAAGCGCTTCAGAAATCGCACAGGTTCTTCTAGCCAAAACCAAAAAACCTGAAGATAGCCTTCTCTATCAACAATATGACAAATTGATGGAAATCGCCGATCGCTATAGCAAAATCAAAGTGCGAATGAATGCCGATACCCCCCAAGATAGTGAATATGGACGTCTCTTTGGAGCTGATGGAATCGGTCTTTGCCGCACTGAACATATGTTCATGGACCTCAATCGCTTAAATGATGTGCGTTGCATGTTTTTTAGCATCCATCCCGATGAGCGCAGATTGGCTATCGATCGATTACTTCCTCATCAGAAAAAGGATTTCATCGGAATTTTTCGGGCTATGCATGGACTTCCGGTTACCATTCGGCTGCTAGATCCTCCCCTACATGAATTCATGCCACACAATGAAGATGAGCTCGATACACTCGCTCACATCATGAAAATTTCACGCAACCGTCTGGTGGAAATTCGCAATTCCCTGAAAGAACTCAATCCAATGTTAGGACATCGAGGCTGTCGTTTAGGCATTTCCTATCCAGAGCTCACAGAAATGCAAACACGAGCGATCCTTGAAGCCGCTATAGAGGTCGCTACAGATGGCATGGTGGTATACCCAGAAATTATGGTCCCTCTTGTTGGAATTGAAAATGAACTGATTCATCAAAAGGCCTTAATTGATAAAATAGCTCACCGCGTTTTTTTGGAAACTGGAAAATCGATTCCTTATCTGGTTGGGACCATGATCGAATTGCCCAGAGCCTGCCTAATTGCCGATAAAATTGCTGAACACGCCGACTTCTTTAGCTTTGGGACAAACGATCTAACTCAAACAACATTTGGGATTAGTCGGGATGATAGCGCTAAATTTGTCCCTCTATATGTCAAAGGGGTAGTAAATCCACTTGAACCAACGGAAGTGTTTCAAATTCTTAAACATGACCCTTTTCAAAATCTCGATGAAGAAGGGGTGGGAGTGCTCATGCAAAAGGCTATTCACAAAGGAAGACACGTTAAGCCCGATCTTAAGTGTGGCATTTGTGGAGAGCATGGCGGAGATCCGCAATCAATCGCTTTATGCCAAAAAATGGGGCTGAACTACGTTTCTTGCTCTCCTTTTAGAGTTCCAGTTGCGCGTTTAGCGGCCGCACAAGCAAGCATTTCTGAGTGA
- a CDS encoding ATP-binding protein gives MKRTLEAELIAWKDRGEHLPILLRGARQVGKSYLVEDFGKTYFEDIAIVDFENRPELRIAFNTREPKEILSRLEIALQKKIKEKTTLLFLDEIQSCPEALISLRYFKEQMPNLHVIAAGSLLEFLLHNENFSFPVGRVEFLYLHPLSFIEYLQEAAPILATRLKEYNLDHIPSELEHQEFLKWVRRYLFIGGMPAAVKASLSQTTFYDSQRVHERILQAYESDFGKYAKHVQHKYLHAIFQKAPSVVGQILKYSRIHEDIRSRELKPALELLYRAGLIQRIFATTAAGLPLHAHIKSERFKLLYLDVGLLQTATKTDATQFFEQEIMQINSGMVAEQFVGQELLAYSAPYQNAPLLFWERMTGGLAEVDFVETIKANVIPIEVKAGATGTLRSLHVFLNEKNSPLGVRIGENPLSFHQKVLSIPFYLVNSIDSLVTQALSRTL, from the coding sequence ATGAAAAGGACGCTTGAGGCTGAGTTAATTGCATGGAAAGATAGAGGGGAGCATCTTCCTATTCTTTTGCGAGGAGCACGACAAGTCGGAAAAAGTTATTTAGTTGAAGATTTTGGTAAAACCTATTTTGAGGATATCGCGATTGTTGATTTTGAAAATCGACCAGAGTTAAGAATCGCATTTAATACAAGAGAACCTAAAGAAATTTTGTCGCGTTTAGAAATCGCTCTGCAAAAAAAAATAAAGGAAAAAACAACTCTTCTTTTTCTTGATGAAATTCAATCATGCCCAGAGGCGCTCATCTCTTTGAGATATTTTAAAGAGCAGATGCCAAATCTTCATGTGATAGCAGCCGGCTCTCTCCTTGAATTTTTGCTACACAATGAAAACTTTAGTTTTCCTGTTGGACGAGTTGAATTTCTTTATTTGCACCCTCTTTCTTTTATAGAATATCTTCAAGAAGCTGCTCCCATTTTAGCGACCCGACTCAAAGAATATAACCTCGATCACATACCGAGTGAATTAGAGCACCAAGAATTTTTAAAATGGGTAAGACGTTATCTTTTTATAGGTGGAATGCCAGCTGCGGTAAAAGCGAGTTTGAGTCAAACAACATTCTATGATTCGCAAAGAGTTCATGAGAGAATTCTTCAGGCTTATGAAAGTGATTTTGGCAAGTATGCTAAGCACGTGCAGCATAAATATTTGCATGCTATTTTTCAAAAGGCTCCATCTGTTGTTGGACAAATATTAAAATATAGCCGTATTCATGAAGATATTCGATCTAGAGAGTTAAAGCCCGCTCTCGAACTTCTTTACAGAGCTGGGCTTATTCAGCGCATATTTGCAACCACAGCTGCAGGCCTGCCTCTTCATGCCCATATTAAAAGTGAACGATTTAAGTTATTGTATTTGGATGTTGGATTGCTCCAGACAGCGACAAAAACCGATGCGACGCAATTTTTTGAGCAAGAGATCATGCAAATTAATTCAGGCATGGTTGCTGAGCAGTTTGTGGGACAAGAACTTCTTGCTTATTCTGCGCCTTATCAAAATGCACCCCTTCTTTTTTGGGAGCGAATGACGGGGGGATTGGCAGAGGTTGATTTTGTTGAGACTATTAAAGCAAATGTGATTCCAATTGAGGTAAAAGCAGGGGCAACAGGTACATTGCGATCGTTGCACGTTTTTCTCAATGAAAAAAATAGTCCATTAGGTGTAAGAATCGGAGAAAATCCTCTCTCCTTCCATCAAAAGGTTCTGTCGATTCCCTTCTACTTAGTAAATTCCATCGATTCCTTAGTTACTCAGGCATTGTCAAGGACATTGTGA
- a CDS encoding DUF4442 domain-containing protein yields the protein MALMRKIKASPKLWNLWPPFLFAGIKIVEVAKDYRRIVTKLILRSWNTNYVGTQYGGSIYSMADPFYMIMLIKNLSSDYEVWDKSATIRYLRPGRTDLLAEFTLSQEEIDSILSTLQTQSRMLWNKKIFIKDTHGEQIAEVEKVISIRKKLTMSLTMPE from the coding sequence ATGGCCCTGATGCGAAAAATAAAGGCTTCACCCAAATTATGGAATCTTTGGCCCCCCTTTTTGTTCGCAGGAATCAAAATCGTCGAAGTAGCTAAAGACTATCGTCGCATCGTGACAAAGCTAATTCTAAGATCCTGGAATACCAATTATGTAGGAACTCAATACGGAGGATCCATTTACTCGATGGCAGATCCTTTTTATATGATCATGCTTATCAAAAATCTTAGCTCAGACTATGAGGTATGGGATAAATCGGCAACCATTCGCTACCTCAGGCCAGGACGCACAGATCTTTTAGCTGAATTTACCCTATCTCAAGAAGAGATCGATTCCATTTTAAGCACCCTTCAAACACAAAGTCGAATGCTTTGGAATAAAAAGATTTTCATTAAAGACACCCATGGAGAACAGATTGCCGAAGTTGAAAAAGTGATTTCAATCCGAAAAAAGCTCACAATGTCCTTGACAATGCCTGAGTAA
- a CDS encoding VOC family protein, whose translation MKIQAIKLCWVVVSNLEQAVKFYQECLGLQLIEWDKQFGWAEFEGYEGGGRLGVAQVSEYTQIPAGSNAVVALNVEDIEKAKEACVQKGVTCVGDVIEVPGQVKLLACRDQDGNWFQLAQVLS comes from the coding sequence ATGAAGATTCAAGCGATTAAATTATGTTGGGTTGTTGTTTCTAACCTTGAACAAGCCGTTAAATTTTATCAAGAGTGTTTAGGACTGCAATTGATAGAATGGGATAAGCAATTTGGCTGGGCTGAGTTTGAGGGATATGAAGGAGGAGGACGCCTAGGGGTTGCTCAAGTAAGTGAATACACGCAAATTCCTGCGGGATCAAATGCGGTTGTAGCTTTAAATGTAGAAGATATAGAGAAAGCTAAAGAGGCCTGCGTGCAGAAAGGGGTGACTTGTGTGGGAGATGTGATCGAGGTCCCCGGGCAAGTTAAATTATTGGCTTGTCGTGATCAAGATGGAAATTGGTTTCAATTGGCTCAAGTGCTTTCTTAA
- a CDS encoding S49 family peptidase gives MQESVFVSGFRTFIIAFCKIFGVLLGVLLAISAFSLFESKESEITSEYSLEIAPNAKNVRTALSSTAPVVLVLPIDGLIGGESLNAKTVRQQLIESREGTLSNNRVKAIFLEINTPGGTVFDADGIYRSLKAYKKEFDVPVFAYVDGLCASGGMYVASAADKVYASDVSLVGSVGVITSSYLNLSQLLDKIGVQSLTLSAGKGKDELNPLRPWKPGEQDKMQGLINFYYQHFVGVVTANRPQLNKEKLVDEYGASVFPADEAFAKGYIDGSGFSRGETLKALLKQIGIEDDFYQVMKFQGKNWFSQIFSETNALASGSIQLRLPQELDAKFSNQPLYLYHPDAK, from the coding sequence ATGCAAGAATCTGTTTTCGTTTCGGGATTCCGAACCTTTATTATCGCCTTTTGCAAAATTTTTGGGGTCTTACTGGGTGTTCTTTTGGCAATCAGTGCCTTTTCTCTATTTGAATCTAAAGAAAGTGAAATTACAAGCGAATATTCTTTGGAAATAGCACCGAATGCGAAAAACGTGCGTACCGCACTTTCTAGTACGGCTCCTGTCGTGCTCGTTTTGCCCATTGATGGATTGATTGGTGGTGAATCATTAAACGCAAAAACAGTTCGCCAACAATTGATCGAATCCCGCGAAGGGACATTGAGTAACAATCGCGTTAAAGCCATTTTTTTAGAGATTAATACTCCGGGGGGAACCGTTTTTGATGCCGATGGCATTTATCGTTCTTTGAAGGCTTACAAAAAAGAATTTGATGTCCCGGTATTTGCTTATGTGGACGGATTGTGTGCTTCGGGTGGAATGTATGTCGCTTCTGCTGCTGATAAAGTTTATGCGAGTGATGTGAGCTTGGTCGGGAGTGTCGGAGTGATCACATCTTCTTATTTGAATCTTTCTCAGCTTTTAGATAAAATTGGCGTGCAATCGTTGACTCTTTCTGCAGGCAAAGGCAAGGATGAATTAAATCCTTTACGTCCTTGGAAGCCTGGAGAACAAGACAAAATGCAAGGCCTCATTAATTTTTATTATCAGCATTTTGTGGGGGTGGTGACGGCAAATCGTCCCCAGTTAAACAAAGAAAAGTTGGTTGATGAATATGGCGCTTCGGTTTTTCCAGCGGATGAAGCCTTTGCGAAAGGATATATTGATGGGAGTGGATTTAGCCGGGGAGAGACTTTAAAAGCACTTCTTAAACAGATTGGAATTGAAGATGATTTCTATCAGGTAATGAAATTCCAAGGGAAAAATTGGTTTTCACAAATTTTTAGTGAAACAAATGCTTTAGCATCGGGTTCGATTCAACTGCGATTACCACAAGAATTGGATGCTAAATTTTCAAATCAACCTCTATATCTTTACCATCCTGACGCAAAATAA
- the polA gene encoding DNA polymerase I: MRGSYNMHNLYVLDASGFLYRSYFAIRNMTNKQGESTNALYGFIRSVLKLFKDFNPEHLVCVFDGPNNAKKRLELYPNYKAHRSAMPSDLRYQIEWAQDFCSLMGIPYLSVPEVEADDTMGTVAKWAEQQGAITYLCTSDKDMAQLVNPHVFLLNTHKDNTILDAASIEKEWGVPPSQMVDLLAMTGDASDNIPGLTGFGEKTAAALLRQFGSLDYILAHPEEVPGKKKQETLQTEADLARISRDLVTIDLSVEIPQEIAFYKKTDPVIDPLKTFYARMNFNSLLRELGQEEPVEAAVEAEKETVEYVLVDEPEAFDALLKNLSSEKQICFDTETTDIQPLKAELVGIGFGIHPKKAWYVPLNGKLGKQRVLEGVKPLFENSAIGFYGHNVKYDWHVLQNEGIQIQNICFDTILASYILNAHSRQHSLEVLALEYFGKVTIPISELIGKGKNVLSMRDVPIERVTEYCCEDVDFTCRLKEVLEKQLKERDLLNLYHQIELPLLVVLAKMERRGIYVDIPYLELLSKELTQELKTLQESIYTMAGEEFNLNSPKQVSELLFIKLGIPAPKKTATGHSTSAEVLEFLKNDYPLAGKILEYRLLEKLRSTYVDALPSQVIPRTHRIHSTFNQSVAATGRLSSQDPNLQNIPIRTEEGRKIRGAFRPEKEGWSFLSADYSQIELRLLAHLSQDPVLMAAFQNNEDIHTYTAASMFEIPLEQVSKEQRYQAKAINFGIIYGQQAFGLARELGIEVKQASKFITMYFQRYPKIKEYLDQSKENARATGKSVTLTGRERIIPEILSKNMQIRAAAERLAVNTPLQGTAADLIKMAMLKMDEEIEKQHLKGFMILQIHDELIFEIPDEEISLFSQLVPEVMQSVMLLNVPLVVDINIGKNWKEC; encoded by the coding sequence ATGCGTGGTTCTTATAATATGCACAATCTCTATGTTCTCGATGCTTCAGGTTTTTTATATCGTTCTTATTTCGCGATTCGGAATATGACTAATAAGCAGGGAGAATCCACAAATGCTCTCTATGGTTTTATTCGTTCTGTATTGAAATTATTTAAAGACTTCAATCCTGAACATCTTGTTTGTGTGTTTGACGGACCTAATAATGCCAAAAAGCGGTTAGAGTTATATCCAAATTACAAAGCACACCGCTCAGCCATGCCTTCTGATTTACGCTATCAAATTGAATGGGCGCAAGATTTTTGCTCTCTGATGGGAATCCCTTATCTCTCCGTTCCTGAAGTAGAAGCTGACGATACAATGGGAACTGTTGCAAAATGGGCCGAACAGCAAGGCGCGATTACATATCTTTGTACAAGCGATAAAGATATGGCGCAACTTGTCAATCCGCATGTTTTTCTTCTGAATACACACAAAGATAACACGATTTTAGACGCCGCGAGTATTGAAAAAGAGTGGGGTGTTCCTCCTAGTCAAATGGTTGATTTATTAGCCATGACGGGTGATGCTTCTGACAATATTCCGGGCTTGACAGGATTTGGCGAAAAAACGGCCGCCGCTTTGCTTCGGCAATTTGGTTCTCTCGACTATATTTTAGCTCATCCAGAAGAAGTTCCTGGCAAAAAGAAGCAGGAAACTCTTCAAACAGAGGCCGATCTTGCGCGCATAAGCCGAGACTTAGTCACAATCGATTTGAGCGTTGAGATTCCACAAGAGATTGCATTTTATAAAAAAACGGATCCGGTAATAGACCCTTTAAAAACGTTTTATGCTCGCATGAATTTTAATTCTTTGCTGCGTGAACTAGGACAAGAAGAGCCAGTGGAAGCAGCCGTTGAGGCAGAAAAGGAAACGGTTGAATACGTGCTTGTCGATGAACCGGAGGCTTTTGATGCGCTTCTCAAAAATCTTTCTTCCGAAAAACAGATTTGTTTTGATACCGAAACAACCGATATACAGCCGCTAAAAGCAGAACTTGTCGGAATTGGTTTTGGAATTCATCCTAAAAAAGCTTGGTATGTGCCTTTAAATGGAAAACTTGGGAAGCAGCGTGTTCTAGAGGGGGTAAAGCCTCTGTTTGAAAACTCGGCAATTGGTTTCTACGGGCATAATGTGAAATATGATTGGCATGTTTTGCAAAACGAAGGCATTCAGATTCAAAATATCTGTTTTGATACCATTCTCGCCTCTTATATTTTAAATGCGCATAGTCGACAACATTCTTTAGAAGTTTTAGCTTTAGAGTATTTTGGAAAAGTGACGATTCCGATTAGTGAACTGATCGGGAAAGGAAAAAATGTATTGAGCATGCGTGATGTGCCCATTGAGCGGGTTACAGAATATTGCTGTGAAGATGTCGATTTTACTTGTCGCTTAAAAGAAGTGCTTGAAAAGCAATTAAAGGAACGAGATCTTTTGAATTTATATCATCAAATTGAACTGCCTTTACTCGTTGTGCTTGCTAAAATGGAGCGGAGGGGAATTTATGTCGATATTCCTTATTTAGAGCTGCTTTCGAAAGAGCTTACGCAAGAATTAAAAACCTTGCAAGAGTCGATTTATACGATGGCCGGAGAGGAGTTCAATTTAAATTCTCCCAAACAAGTGAGTGAATTGTTATTTATTAAGCTAGGAATCCCGGCTCCAAAAAAAACGGCTACGGGACATTCGACTAGTGCAGAAGTTCTAGAATTTTTGAAAAATGACTATCCATTGGCAGGTAAAATTCTAGAATATCGCCTTTTAGAGAAATTGCGATCCACTTATGTTGATGCTCTTCCTTCACAAGTGATTCCTCGAACGCATCGTATTCATTCCACTTTTAATCAATCTGTTGCGGCTACTGGACGCCTTTCTTCTCAAGATCCCAATCTTCAAAACATTCCAATACGAACAGAAGAAGGCCGAAAAATTCGAGGGGCTTTTCGACCAGAAAAAGAAGGGTGGAGCTTTCTTTCGGCTGACTATTCTCAAATAGAACTACGTCTTTTGGCTCATCTGAGCCAGGATCCAGTTTTAATGGCGGCTTTTCAAAATAATGAAGATATTCACACATATACAGCAGCTTCCATGTTTGAGATCCCTTTGGAGCAAGTGTCAAAAGAACAACGTTATCAAGCAAAAGCGATTAATTTTGGAATTATTTATGGGCAGCAAGCCTTTGGATTGGCGCGCGAGTTAGGGATCGAAGTCAAACAAGCTTCAAAATTTATCACCATGTACTTTCAGCGTTACCCTAAAATAAAAGAGTATCTGGATCAGAGCAAAGAAAATGCACGTGCCACGGGAAAGTCTGTTACGTTGACTGGGAGAGAGCGAATTATTCCTGAAATTTTAAGTAAAAATATGCAGATTCGGGCTGCAGCTGAACGGCTGGCAGTTAACACTCCTTTACAAGGAACGGCTGCAGATTTAATTAAAATGGCGATGCTGAAAATGGACGAAGAAATTGAAAAACAGCATTTAAAAGGGTTCATGATTTTACAAATTCACGATGAATTGATTTTTGAAATTCCAGATGAAGAAATTTCACTTTTTTCTCAATTGGTTCCAGAGGTTATGCAAAGCGTTATGTTATTAAATGTTCCTTTAGTTGTTGACATCAATATTGGCAAAAATTGGAAAGAATGTTAA